A part of Lampris incognitus isolate fLamInc1 chromosome 21, fLamInc1.hap2, whole genome shotgun sequence genomic DNA contains:
- the LOC130131370 gene encoding protein jagunal homolog 1-B has protein sequence MASRAGPRAAGTDGSDFQHREKVASHYQMSVALKSEIRKLNIVHVLIWLLMAAQVTVSQLSLVSHRVVASPYQWEYPYLLSIIPSIFSFLALPRNNISYLVISMISAGLFCVAPLIYGAMEMFPVAQQLYRHGKAYRFIFGFSAVSVMYLVFVIALQVHAWQIYYSKKLLDQWFTNTQEKKKK, from the exons ATGGCATCTCGAGCAGGTCCCAGGGCGGCTGGCACCGATGGCAGTGATTTTCAGCACCGTGAGAAAGTCGCCTCACACTACCAGATGAG TGTTGCCCTGAAGTCGGAGATCCGTAAACTCAACATTGTCCATGTGCTGATCTGGCTGCTGATGGCAGCTCAG GTGACAGTGAGCCAGCTGAGCCTGGTGTCCCACAGGGTGGTGGCCTCACCATACCAATGGGAGTACCCCTACCTTCTCAGCATCATTCCCTCCATCTTCAGCTTCCTGGCCCTGCCACGGAACAACATCAGCTACCTGGTCATCTCCATGATCAGCGCCGGGCTCTTCTGCGTGGCTCCACTGATCTATGGGGCCATGGAGATGTTCCCCGTGGCACAGCAGCTCTACCGGCACGGCAAGGCCTACCGCTTTATCTTCGGCTTCTCAGCCGTGTCCGTCATGTACCTAGTGTTTGTCATCGCTCTGCAGGTGCACGCCTGGCAGATCTACTACAGCAAGAAGCTGCTGGACCAGTGGTTCACCAACAcgcaggagaagaagaagaagtaa
- the LOC130131381 gene encoding collagen alpha-1(VIII) chain-like produces the protein MASVPVHTYHLVIAAFQLCLLRPAHGGAYYGHKQTPQQHQPLPQYSEGYPHQQYLGNEMPHMGPQYGKELPQLPLHLGKERLPSEGKGETFPRGAKGPPPLLPAGEALREGPQGVQGPPGPQGPPGMPGHGLPGSQGKAGPPGPQGYPGIGKPGMPGLPGKPGGAGLPGQKGEFGPRGGEGPIGLPGPPGLPGPPGLPGAGKLGGQGLPGQLGARGEPGQKGVPGFPGPSGPKGDKGLGLPGLPGLKGPRGPPGPPGQVGLPGIGKPGLNGLPGQPGAPGKPGPPGEPGYVGLQGQGGEPGPPGLPGIGKPGLDGLPGQKGLPGGKGEPGPPGLPGGPGLPGYGKPGFPGPKGHKGHVGFPGNPGPKGDKGHGGIPGAVGPSGPNGLPGPPGAMGPPGGLGFPGPKGEGGVPGPKGPSGFKGELGPPGLPGQPGLPGLAGQPGPRGFQGHLGSKGEYGDKGLPGLPGAPGLPGLRGEGGNLGEKGPQGPKGIPGLTGPGGPIGPPGLPGPRGEAGVPGKPGYAGEGKPGLPGHIGPQGKPGVSGPPGLPGQPGQPGPPGPPGPPVALPELGDILPVSGPYNGQKQGFKMPMNGGDISGTALEMPAFTAKLMNPFPPVGSPIIFDMLIHNGNQDYNPQNGIFTTTIPGIYYFSYHVHCKGGNVWVALMKNNEPVMYTYDEYKKGSLDQASGSAVLPLQRGDTVHVQLPSDQAAGLYAAQYVHSTFSGYLLYPM, from the exons ATGGCCTCTGTACCTGTCCACACTTACCATCTAGTCATTGCAGCTTTCCAACTGTGTTTGTTACGCCCAGCCCATGGCGGGGCGTATTATGGACACAAGCAGACCCCCCAACAACACCAGCCCTTGCCACAGTACAGTGAAGGATACCCTCACCAGCAATACTTGGGGAACGAGATGCCGCACATGGGGCCTCAGTATGGAAAAGAGCTTCCTCAGCTTCCACTGCATCTGGGCAAAGAGAGGCTCCCGAGTGAAGGCAAAG GAGAGACATTCCCCCGAGGAGCTAAAGGCCCGCCTCCCCTGCTACCTGCTGGGGAGGCTCTCCGAGAAGGTCCCCAAGGAGTTCAGGGACCTCCAGGACCCCAAGGTCCTCCTGGAATGCCAGGGCATGGATTACCGGGCTCCCAAGGAAAGGCAGGGCCCCCTGGTCCCCAAGGTTACCCCGGGATAGGAAAACCCGGAATGCCAGGATTACCAGGGAAACCTGGAGGCGCTGGATTACCAGGGCAAAAGGGCGAATTTGGCCCCAGAGGTGGTGAGGGACCAATAGGTCTACCTGGACCTCCAGGGCTCCCTGGCCCACCTGGTTTGCCAGGTGCTGGCAAGCTTGGGGGTCAGGGGCTTCCAGGACAGCTCGGCGCTCGAGGAGAGCCTGGCCAGAAGGGTGTGCCTGGGTTTCCTGGTCCCTCAGGCCCCAAAGGCGATAAAGGTCTTGGTTTACCTGGTTTGCCAGGTTTGAAAGGACCTCGTGGCCCACCAGGACCCCCGGGTCAAGTGGGGCTCCCCGGGATTGGTAAACCAGGCTTGAATGGACTTCCTGGACAGCCAGGAGCACCAGGAAAACCTGGTCCCCCTGGAGAGCCAGGGTATGTGGGGTTGCAGGGTCAAGGGGGTGAACCAGGACCACCAGGCTTGCCAGGAATTGGTAAACCTGGATTAGATGGTTTGCCAGGACAAAAAGGACTTCCTGGGGGGAAAGGGGAACCAGGTCCACCAGGATTACCAGGGGGTCCTGGCTTGCCAGGATATGGTAAACCAGGGTTTCCAGGCCCTAAAGGTCACAAGGGACATGTTGGCTTCCCTGGTAACCCAGGCCCCAAAGGTGACAAAGGCCATGGAGGTATTCCAGGGGCTGTTGGTCCCTCTGGGCCCAATGGTCTTCCTGGTCCACCAGGTGCAATGGGACCTCCTGGAGGTCTTGGATTCCCAGGGCCAAAAGGTGAAGGTGGTGTACCTGGACCAAAAGGACCGTCAGGTTTTAAAGGTGAACTGGGGCCTCCAGGACTTCCAGGACAGCCAGGTTTACCAGGATTGGCTGGACAACCAGGACCCAGAGGTTTCCAAGGGCACTTGGGCTCTAAAGGTGAATATGGTGATAAAGGTTTACCTGGTCTCCCTGGTGCCCCAGGACTACCTGGACtaagaggagagggaggaaacCTCGGGGAGAAAGGCCCTCAGGGACCCAAGGGGATTCCAGGACTCACCGGACCAGGTGGGCCAATCGGTCCTCCTGGACTTCCAGGACCAAGAGGTGAAGCAGGTGTACCTGGAAAACCTGGATATGCTGGTGAGGGGAAACCAGGACTCCCAGGTCACATCGGTCCTCAAGGTAAGCCTGGCGTCAGTGGCCCTCCAGGTCTTCCTGGCCAGCCGGGTCAACCTGGACCCCCGGGTCCTCCAGGCCcccctgttgctcttcctgagcttGGAGATATCCTACCAGTTTCAGGTCCTTATAATGGCCAAAAACAAGGTTTCAAGATGCCAATGAACGGAGGAGATATTAGCGGAACCGCCCTTGAGATGCCAGCCTTCACAGCCAAGCTCATGAACCCTTTTCCTCCCGTTGGCTCTCCCATCATCTTTGACATGCTTATACACAATGGTAATCAGGACTATAATCCTCAAAACGGTATCTTTACCACCACTATACCAGGGATCTACTACTTTTCTTACCACGTCCACTGCAAGGGAGGGAATGTGtgggtggcactgatgaaaaacaATGAGCCAGTAATGTACACATATGATGAGTACAAAAAGGGCTCCCTGGACCAAGCGTCCGGAAGTGCAGTGCTCCCATTACAGCGTGGGGACACTGTACATGTACAACTGCCATCTGATCAGGCCGCAGGACTTTATGCTGCTCAATACGTCCACTCAACATTTTCGGGATATTTATTGTACCCAATGTAA